The following proteins are co-located in the Echinicola sp. 20G genome:
- a CDS encoding ribonuclease HII, which translates to MKLLPYLEANRLEAGCDEVGRGCLCGPVVAAAVILPNDFANELINDSKKLSKGNREGLVQEIKDNSIAWAVAESSVEEIDQINILNASFLAMSRSIEMLKVVPEHLLIDGNRFKSELTIPFDCIVKGDGKFASIAAASILAKVYRDNLMAEKAKQYPGYGWEKNAGYPTKQHREGIEKWGATPLHRKSFKLLPDQLEIKF; encoded by the coding sequence ATGAAGCTATTACCCTATTTAGAAGCTAATAGATTAGAAGCCGGATGTGATGAAGTGGGTAGAGGCTGTCTGTGTGGCCCAGTGGTGGCCGCTGCGGTAATTCTTCCCAATGACTTTGCCAATGAATTGATCAACGACTCCAAGAAGCTGAGCAAAGGAAATCGGGAGGGTTTGGTTCAAGAAATCAAAGACAACTCCATTGCTTGGGCAGTGGCAGAGTCTTCTGTGGAAGAAATTGATCAAATCAACATATTAAACGCATCCTTTTTGGCTATGAGCAGATCAATTGAAATGCTGAAAGTTGTGCCAGAGCATTTACTGATAGATGGTAATCGGTTTAAAAGCGAATTGACTATACCCTTCGATTGCATTGTAAAAGGAGACGGCAAATTTGCCAGTATTGCAGCAGCATCAATTCTGGCTAAAGTCTATAGAGATAATTTAATGGCTGAAAAGGCCAAACAATATCCTGGTTATGGCTGGGAGAAAAATGCTGGCTACCCTACCAAGCAGCACCGTGAAGGAATCGAAAAGTGGGGGGCCACTCCATTGCATAGAAAATCATTTAAACTACTTCCAGATCAATTGGAGATCAAGTTTTAA
- a CDS encoding RagB/SusD family nutrient uptake outer membrane protein, producing the protein MKKINSILAIIFLFAATGCAEFLEEENKSNVTAEEFYETAEGYEALINANYSALRDIYGDDPWMFVCGTDLYQEGRDLPPQGLSKYFELNSSSSGVDFLYVNCYKAIQLANTAIHYADITEQTGVTTQYLGEARFLRANAYFLLVQPYGGVGMITEYVEEPILAFDRSSAEEVYAFIIAELEGAMGQVSSGAFDGHVNQRAVENLLAKVHLTRGYEAFAAADDFSKAATYADNVINGQGLNLTSEELWDPSNEMNEEIILSVQWSAGSISADPTGIGNEQQSYFGPYMGGSEVAGDAPYKTYTTLPTRFALDLFEEGDERWYSTFMTEVFARYYDYYDVDDHSSLMVEDFYEPQWFTAQDSIDYVNAHPGVEYHSYGTTDPNGGAVSLDRATMIVKKFDDPTSLFGGATSTRDFVVARLAETYLVAAEAYFQSGDASTGLDRLNVVRERAGVDDATLGELDIDYILDERGRELMGEYHRWFDLKRTGKLVERASAHNSWITPSNFEGANGNLKILRPIPQNAIDLNQNKDFPQNPAYE; encoded by the coding sequence ATGAAGAAGATAAATTCAATTTTAGCAATAATCTTTCTGTTTGCAGCTACAGGCTGTGCAGAGTTTCTGGAAGAAGAAAACAAGTCCAATGTAACGGCAGAGGAATTTTATGAAACAGCGGAAGGGTATGAGGCATTGATCAATGCCAATTATTCTGCTCTTAGAGATATTTATGGGGATGATCCATGGATGTTTGTATGTGGAACTGACCTGTATCAAGAAGGAAGAGACCTCCCTCCCCAAGGGTTAAGTAAGTATTTTGAACTGAATAGTTCTTCCTCAGGAGTGGATTTTCTATATGTAAATTGTTATAAGGCCATTCAGTTGGCCAACACGGCCATTCACTATGCGGATATTACCGAGCAAACGGGTGTCACTACCCAATATCTCGGTGAGGCCAGGTTTTTAAGGGCCAATGCTTATTTTCTGTTGGTGCAGCCTTATGGAGGAGTGGGAATGATTACAGAATACGTAGAAGAGCCAATTCTAGCTTTTGATCGCTCCAGTGCTGAAGAAGTCTATGCCTTCATCATTGCAGAGCTTGAAGGAGCTATGGGCCAAGTATCATCTGGTGCATTTGATGGACATGTTAATCAAAGAGCGGTTGAAAACTTATTGGCTAAAGTCCACTTGACCAGGGGGTATGAAGCATTTGCTGCGGCTGATGATTTCTCAAAGGCAGCTACCTATGCAGATAATGTGATCAATGGACAGGGGTTGAATCTAACTTCAGAAGAGCTTTGGGATCCAAGCAATGAAATGAATGAGGAAATAATCTTGTCAGTGCAATGGAGTGCGGGATCTATTAGTGCTGACCCAACAGGAATCGGTAATGAACAACAAAGCTATTTTGGTCCCTACATGGGAGGTTCTGAAGTGGCTGGTGATGCTCCTTACAAGACTTACACAACCTTGCCTACCCGTTTTGCGCTTGACCTTTTTGAAGAAGGGGATGAGCGATGGTATTCTACCTTTATGACAGAAGTATTTGCGCGATACTATGATTATTATGATGTGGATGATCATAGTTCTTTGATGGTTGAGGATTTTTACGAGCCGCAATGGTTTACAGCGCAGGATAGCATCGACTATGTCAATGCGCACCCAGGTGTAGAGTATCATTCATACGGAACTACGGATCCAAACGGAGGGGCTGTTTCATTGGATAGGGCCACCATGATTGTTAAGAAATTTGATGATCCTACCTCTTTGTTCGGTGGAGCCACCAGTACAAGAGATTTTGTAGTAGCCAGGTTGGCTGAAACATACTTGGTAGCTGCAGAAGCTTATTTCCAATCAGGAGATGCCTCTACAGGACTTGATCGGTTGAATGTGGTCAGGGAAAGAGCAGGAGTGGACGATGCTACTCTTGGAGAGCTTGATATCGACTATATTTTGGATGAAAGAGGACGAGAGCTTATGGGAGAGTACCACCGATGGTTTGACCTGAAGAGGACCGGTAAATTAGTGGAAAGGGCTTCTGCTCACAACAGTTGGATTACGCCTTCTAATTTTGAAGGGGCAAATGGCAATCTTAAAATTCTTAGGCCAATTCCACAAAATGCCATAGACCTTAACCAAAATAAAGACTTTCCTCAAAACCCTGCGTATGAATAA